One window from the genome of Pararhizobium gei encodes:
- the tolR gene encoding protein TolR has protein sequence MGMSAGGSKASGGRRRGRGGRGKAVMSEINVTPFVDVMLVLLIIFMVAAPMMTVGVPIDLPETQAKALNSETQPITISVKSDGQVFLQETPIPVEEVAAKLEAIATTGYSERIFVRGDATSPYGVIADVMSRIQEAGFKNIGLVTQPKKDQ, from the coding sequence ATGGGTATGTCAGCAGGTGGATCGAAGGCTTCCGGCGGTCGCAGGCGCGGCCGGGGCGGTCGCGGCAAGGCCGTGATGAGCGAAATCAACGTCACGCCCTTCGTGGACGTGATGCTGGTGCTGCTGATCATCTTCATGGTCGCCGCGCCGATGATGACGGTGGGCGTTCCGATCGACCTGCCGGAAACGCAGGCCAAGGCGCTCAATTCGGAAACGCAGCCGATCACTATTTCCGTCAAGAGCGACGGCCAGGTCTTCCTGCAGGAAACGCCGATCCCCGTCGAGGAAGTGGCGGCCAAGCTGGAGGCCATCGCCACCACAGGCTACAGCGAGCGTATTTTCGTGCGCGGCGACGCGACGTCGCCCTATGGCGTTATCGCCGACGTCATGTCCCGAATCCAGGAGGCCGGTTTCAAGAATATCGGCCTCGTGACGCAGCCGAAAAAGGACCAGTAG
- the ftsH gene encoding ATP-dependent zinc metalloprotease FtsH: MNPNFRNLALWAIIVLLLIALFSMFQQPTERTGSKDIPFSQFLKDVDGGRVKDVLITGNRVIGSYTENGTSFQTYAPAIDTALTERMEAKNVTVTVRPETDGSSGFLSYVGTLLPMFLILGVWLFFMRQMQGGSRGAMGFGKSKAKLLTEAHGRVTFDDVAGVDEAKQDLEEIVEFLRDPQKFQRLGGRIPRGVLLVGPPGTGKTLLARSVAGEANVPFFTISGSDFVEMFVGVGASRVRDMFEQAKKNAPCIIFIDEIDAVGRHRGAGLGGGNDEREQTLNQLLVEMDGFEANEGIILIAATNRPDVLDPALLRPGRFDRQVVVPNPDINGRERILKVHVRNVPLAPNVDLKVLARGTPGFSGADLMNLVNEAALMAARRNKRVVTMQEFEDAKDKIMMGAERRSSAMTEAEKKLTAYHEAGHAITALKVPMADPLHKATIIPRGRALGMVMQLPEGDRYSMSYKWMVSRLIIMMGGRVAEEITFGKENITSGASSDIEQATKLARAMVTQWGFSDVLGHVAYGENQQEVFLGHSVSQSKNVSEATAQKIDTEVRRLIDEAYVEAKRIITDMNSEFVAIAEGLLEYETLTGEEIKALIRGEKPARDLGDDSTPHRGSAVPSAGSKKDGSVGNKGDEPEGGFEPQPQ; encoded by the coding sequence ATGAACCCTAATTTCAGAAATCTTGCCCTCTGGGCAATTATCGTCCTGCTGCTGATCGCGCTTTTCAGCATGTTCCAGCAGCCGACCGAGCGGACGGGTTCGAAGGATATTCCCTTTTCCCAATTCCTGAAGGATGTTGACGGCGGTCGCGTCAAGGACGTCTTGATTACCGGAAACAGGGTTATCGGATCTTATACCGAAAACGGCACTTCCTTCCAGACCTATGCTCCGGCGATCGACACAGCTTTGACCGAGCGTATGGAAGCCAAGAACGTCACTGTGACGGTTCGTCCCGAAACCGACGGCTCGTCCGGCTTTTTGAGCTATGTCGGCACGCTGCTGCCAATGTTCCTCATCCTCGGCGTCTGGCTGTTTTTCATGCGGCAGATGCAGGGTGGTTCACGCGGTGCGATGGGTTTTGGCAAGTCCAAGGCCAAGCTTCTGACCGAGGCGCATGGCCGCGTCACGTTTGACGATGTTGCTGGCGTTGACGAAGCCAAGCAGGATCTTGAGGAAATTGTCGAATTCCTCCGCGACCCGCAAAAATTCCAGCGTCTTGGCGGTCGTATTCCCCGCGGCGTTCTGCTTGTTGGCCCTCCGGGTACCGGTAAGACGCTACTGGCCCGTTCGGTCGCCGGTGAAGCCAATGTTCCGTTCTTTACGATCTCCGGTTCCGACTTCGTCGAAATGTTCGTCGGCGTCGGTGCGTCGCGTGTCCGTGATATGTTCGAGCAGGCCAAGAAAAATGCGCCCTGCATCATCTTCATAGACGAAATCGACGCCGTCGGTCGCCATCGCGGTGCCGGCCTCGGCGGCGGCAATGACGAGCGTGAACAGACGCTCAATCAGTTGCTAGTCGAGATGGACGGCTTCGAGGCCAATGAAGGCATCATCCTGATCGCTGCGACCAATCGTCCCGACGTTCTTGATCCCGCGCTGCTGCGGCCAGGCCGTTTTGACCGTCAGGTCGTCGTGCCGAACCCAGATATCAACGGCCGGGAACGAATCCTCAAGGTTCATGTTCGCAACGTACCGCTGGCGCCGAATGTAGACCTCAAGGTTCTTGCCCGTGGCACACCCGGTTTCTCCGGTGCCGACCTTATGAACCTCGTCAACGAAGCCGCCCTGATGGCCGCGCGCCGCAACAAGCGCGTCGTCACCATGCAGGAATTCGAAGACGCCAAGGACAAGATCATGATGGGTGCGGAACGCCGCTCGTCCGCCATGACCGAAGCCGAAAAGAAGTTGACCGCCTATCACGAAGCCGGGCATGCGATCACCGCGCTCAAGGTTCCGATGGCCGATCCGTTGCATAAGGCGACGATCATTCCGCGCGGTCGTGCGCTCGGCATGGTCATGCAGCTCCCCGAAGGCGACCGCTATTCGATGAGCTACAAGTGGATGGTTTCGCGCCTCATCATCATGATGGGCGGTCGCGTGGCCGAAGAGATCACGTTCGGCAAGGAAAACATCACCTCCGGCGCGTCGTCCGATATCGAGCAAGCGACCAAGCTGGCGCGCGCGATGGTGACGCAGTGGGGCTTTTCCGACGTCCTTGGTCATGTTGCCTATGGTGAAAACCAGCAGGAAGTCTTCCTCGGCCATTCCGTCTCGCAGTCCAAGAACGTCTCGGAAGCGACGGCACAGAAGATCGATACCGAGGTGCGCCGCCTGATCGACGAGGCTTATGTCGAAGCCAAGCGGATCATTACGGATATGAATTCGGAATTTGTCGCGATCGCCGAGGGGCTGCTGGAATACGAGACTCTGACCGGCGAGGAGATCAAGGCCCTCATCCGCGGCGAAAAGCCAGCGCGCGACCTCGGTGACGATTCGACGCCACATCGCGGCTCGGCCGTTCCGTCTGCCGGTTCCAAGAAGGACGGATCGGTTGGCAACAAGGGCGATGAGCCCGAGGGCGGGTTTGAGCCGCAGCCACAGTAA
- a CDS encoding outer membrane protein has product MKTILIGVVAALLGSTATFAADLYEPPIEQPISEPVQIAEANGWYLRGDVGYAFTNLRGAHFYQGPGRYVRDFDDAELDDSWVGGVGVGYQINNYLRTDVTLDYLGKTDFEGSTTGSCGVAFSCTSRDVATLTAWSLMANAYVDIGTYGSFTPYVGAGIGGTQVRWDKLRNTSCETGNSENCDPEFDHDGKKKWRFTYALMAGTAIDLTCNLKADVGYRFRHVLGGDMFGYRENSGPGSDEGMYLHEARAGLRYSFGNDCAPQEVYVPQAEPAIYK; this is encoded by the coding sequence ATGAAGACTATTTTGATTGGCGTTGTTGCCGCTCTGCTCGGCAGCACCGCGACCTTCGCCGCGGATCTTTATGAGCCGCCGATCGAACAGCCGATCTCGGAACCAGTGCAGATTGCCGAAGCAAATGGTTGGTACCTGCGCGGCGATGTCGGCTATGCCTTCACCAACTTGCGTGGCGCGCATTTCTACCAAGGCCCGGGCCGATATGTTCGAGACTTCGATGACGCCGAGTTGGATGATAGCTGGGTTGGCGGCGTCGGTGTCGGTTACCAGATCAACAATTACCTGCGCACCGACGTGACGCTCGACTATCTTGGCAAGACGGACTTCGAAGGATCGACAACCGGCTCCTGCGGTGTTGCATTCTCCTGCACGTCGCGCGATGTCGCAACACTGACGGCCTGGAGCCTGATGGCCAATGCCTATGTTGATATCGGCACTTACGGCTCGTTCACGCCCTATGTCGGTGCCGGTATCGGCGGAACTCAGGTCCGGTGGGACAAGTTGCGCAATACCAGCTGCGAAACCGGAAACTCTGAAAACTGCGATCCCGAATTCGATCATGATGGCAAGAAGAAGTGGCGCTTTACCTATGCGCTGATGGCGGGTACCGCGATCGACCTTACCTGCAATCTCAAGGCCGATGTCGGCTACCGCTTCCGCCATGTGCTCGGCGGAGACATGTTCGGATATCGGGAAAACAGCGGTCCAGGCTCCGACGAGGGCATGTACCTGCACGAAGCTCGCGCCGGCCTGCGGTATTCCTTCGGCAATGATTGCGCGCCCCAGGAAGTCTACGTTCCGCAGGCTGAGCCGGCAATCTACAAGTAG
- the tolQ gene encoding protein TolQ, whose translation MEQVGLAAATTDVTLWSLFMEAGFVVKLVMLGLIGASVWTWAIVVDKTLKYGKVRRQLDAFEQVFWSGQSLEELYRTLSDRQTSGMGAIFVSAMREWKKSFERGARSPIGLQMRIDRAMDVTLARESEALEARLGSLATIGSAGPFVGLFGTVVGIMTSFQAIAGSKSTNLAVVAPGIAEALLATAIGLLAAIPAVIAYNKFSSDAAKITGRMEGFADEFSAILSRQIDEKLQPRQAAQ comes from the coding sequence ATGGAACAGGTTGGATTGGCTGCGGCGACGACGGACGTGACGCTGTGGTCGCTTTTCATGGAGGCGGGGTTCGTCGTCAAGCTGGTGATGCTGGGGCTGATCGGCGCCTCGGTCTGGACCTGGGCGATCGTCGTCGACAAGACGCTGAAATATGGCAAGGTCCGCCGCCAGCTCGATGCTTTCGAACAGGTGTTCTGGTCCGGCCAGTCGCTCGAGGAACTCTACCGGACGCTTTCCGACCGTCAGACCTCCGGCATGGGCGCCATTTTCGTCTCGGCCATGCGCGAATGGAAGAAATCCTTCGAGCGCGGCGCACGGTCGCCGATCGGCCTGCAGATGCGGATCGACCGCGCAATGGATGTCACGCTCGCACGGGAATCCGAGGCGCTGGAAGCGCGGCTCGGTTCGCTCGCCACCATCGGCTCGGCCGGCCCCTTTGTCGGTCTCTTCGGAACCGTTGTCGGCATCATGACCTCGTTCCAGGCAATCGCAGGCTCGAAGTCCACCAATCTTGCCGTCGTCGCCCCCGGTATTGCCGAGGCTCTGCTTGCGACCGCGATCGGCCTTCTGGCCGCCATTCCGGCGGTTATCGCCTACAACAAATTTTCTTCCGATGCAGCCAAGATCACAGGCCGTATGGAAGGCTTTGCCGATGAGTTCTCGGCCATCCTCTCCCGCCAGATCGACGAGAAGCTGCAGCCGCGCCAGGCCGCGCAGTAA
- the glmM gene encoding phosphoglucosamine mutase codes for MKRKYFGTDGIRGQSNLFPMTPDLAMRVGIAVGTIFRNGAHRHRVVIGKDTRLSGYMLENALVAGFTAAGLDVFLLGPIPTPGVAMLTRSLRADIGVMISASHNPFQDNGIKLFGPDGYKLSDEMEGQIEDLLEKDMSSQLAKSQEIGRAKRVEGDIYRYIEHAKRTLPRDVTLQGLRVAIDCANGAAYKVAPLALWELGADVVTIGNEPNGMNINLECGSTHPAALSRKVHEVRADIGIALDGDADRVLIVDENGKIIDGDQLMAVIADSWAADGLLQGGGIVATVMSNLGLERYLKGRGLDLHRTKVGDRYVVEHMRQHGFNVGGEQSGHIVLSDFGTTGDGLVAALQILARVKRQDRTVSEVCNRFEPVPQVLKNVRVSGSGALDNVSVRQAIAAAEAELESGGRLLIRPSGTEPLIRVMAEGDDRAKVERIVDELIGVIGAARNAA; via the coding sequence ATGAAGCGCAAATATTTTGGCACGGACGGCATTCGCGGGCAGTCCAATCTGTTTCCGATGACGCCGGACCTCGCCATGCGCGTCGGCATTGCCGTCGGGACGATTTTCCGCAATGGCGCGCACCGGCATCGGGTGGTAATCGGCAAGGATACCCGCCTATCCGGCTATATGCTGGAAAACGCATTGGTTGCCGGCTTCACAGCGGCCGGCCTCGATGTCTTTCTGCTCGGACCGATCCCGACGCCGGGCGTCGCCATGCTGACGCGATCCCTGCGCGCCGATATCGGCGTGATGATTTCTGCTTCCCACAACCCGTTCCAGGACAATGGCATCAAGTTGTTTGGACCCGATGGCTACAAGCTTTCGGACGAGATGGAAGGACAGATCGAGGATCTTCTCGAAAAGGACATGTCGAGCCAGCTTGCAAAATCGCAGGAGATCGGCCGGGCAAAGCGCGTCGAGGGCGATATCTATCGCTATATCGAACATGCCAAACGCACATTGCCACGTGACGTGACCCTTCAGGGGCTCCGGGTGGCCATCGACTGCGCCAATGGCGCGGCCTACAAGGTCGCTCCTCTCGCCTTATGGGAACTGGGCGCCGATGTCGTGACCATCGGCAATGAACCGAACGGTATGAACATCAATCTCGAATGCGGATCGACACATCCCGCTGCGCTGTCGAGGAAGGTGCACGAAGTGCGGGCCGATATCGGCATCGCGCTCGATGGCGACGCCGACCGGGTGCTGATCGTCGACGAGAATGGCAAGATCATCGACGGCGATCAGCTGATGGCCGTCATCGCTGATAGCTGGGCCGCTGACGGCCTGTTGCAGGGGGGCGGCATCGTCGCAACCGTGATGTCCAATCTGGGGCTCGAGCGCTATCTGAAGGGCAGGGGTCTCGACTTGCATCGCACAAAGGTCGGAGACCGCTATGTTGTGGAACATATGCGCCAGCATGGCTTCAATGTCGGCGGCGAGCAGTCGGGGCATATTGTCTTGTCGGATTTTGGAACGACCGGCGACGGTCTGGTCGCTGCACTGCAGATTTTGGCGCGCGTCAAACGTCAAGACAGAACGGTAAGCGAAGTCTGCAACCGGTTCGAGCCTGTGCCTCAGGTTCTCAAGAATGTCCGTGTGTCTGGAAGCGGTGCTCTGGACAATGTGTCTGTCCGCCAGGCGATCGCTGCTGCAGAAGCCGAACTTGAAAGTGGTGGCCGGCTGCTGATCCGTCCTTCAGGTACCGAGCCTCTGATCCGCGTCATGGCGGAAGGCGACGATCGGGCAAAAGTCGAACGCATCGTCGATGAACTGATCGGCGTTATCGGCGCTGCCCGCAACGCTGCGTGA
- the pal gene encoding peptidoglycan-associated lipoprotein Pal produces the protein MSRIHAQAEGRMQTIARNPVIVALFMTLAVAGCASKKNLPNSAGELGLNAATPGSQQDFTVNVGDRIFFDTDSTSIRADAQATLDKQAQWLQRYSNYAITVEGHADERGTREYNLALGARRAAATREYLASRGIPASKIRTISYGKEKPVAVCDDISCWSQNRRAVTVLGGAGM, from the coding sequence ATGAGCCGCATTCACGCCCAGGCCGAAGGCCGCATGCAGACCATTGCCCGTAATCCGGTCATTGTCGCCCTTTTCATGACGCTTGCCGTTGCCGGTTGCGCATCGAAGAAAAACCTGCCTAACAGCGCCGGCGAACTCGGCCTTAACGCCGCGACGCCCGGATCGCAGCAGGACTTCACCGTCAATGTCGGCGACCGCATCTTCTTCGATACGGACTCGACCTCGATCCGCGCCGATGCGCAGGCGACGCTCGACAAGCAGGCCCAGTGGCTGCAGCGTTACTCGAATTACGCCATCACTGTCGAAGGCCATGCCGACGAACGCGGCACGCGGGAATACAACCTTGCTCTCGGCGCCCGCCGCGCGGCAGCAACCCGCGAATATCTGGCATCGCGCGGCATTCCGGCCAGCAAGATCCGGACGATCTCCTACGGCAAGGAAAAGCCGGTCGCCGTATGCGACGATATTTCCTGCTGGTCGCAGAACCGCCGTGCCGTCACTGTCCTCGGCGGCGCCGGAATGTAA
- the tilS gene encoding tRNA lysidine(34) synthetase TilS: protein MPAERHSSAAQTVLDAAGQFLSSFKKPGAILVAVSGGSDSKGLLLALHEVIGGDGLADFSLCACTVDHGLRPESAGEARAVAAFCAVHGIPHIVRTWVGDKPQTGLQAAAREARYRLLAEAAEDTRAICVVTAHTANDQRETIVMRAGRSQPDAAGLSGMADGVLFDRRIWVLRPFLCIERDAIRSYLAEEGEAWFEDPSNTNRRFERVRIREDLAERTGSANTGAGLERLQSSGRAADLVSRYAKEFERLIIRLDPAVAENMDNSDCRQAVLSLVAITGGKTHLTGKETARRLAAFLKRREDGRMTAGRVVIDYRRTGVYLYREARELPDIVIGPGDSEIWDGRFRIINRGRSPVRVGVVQNRAEVVARLIAAGCPEAVAKRAAHAAPDLSALGSDSAAVEPVLSLYDTFLPRFDLMIADRIAGLFGREPYAAAPVHDVLTEKSAYT, encoded by the coding sequence TTGCCTGCTGAGCGGCATTCGTCTGCGGCACAGACCGTGCTCGATGCGGCCGGACAATTTCTCTCCAGTTTTAAAAAGCCCGGCGCGATTCTCGTTGCCGTTTCCGGTGGAAGCGATTCCAAGGGGCTGCTGCTGGCGCTGCACGAGGTGATCGGGGGCGACGGCTTGGCGGATTTCTCGCTTTGCGCCTGTACGGTCGATCATGGCCTGAGGCCTGAGTCCGCCGGAGAAGCGCGTGCCGTGGCTGCCTTCTGCGCCGTGCATGGAATTCCTCACATCGTTCGCACCTGGGTCGGGGACAAGCCGCAGACCGGACTCCAGGCGGCTGCGCGGGAGGCCCGCTACCGGCTTCTGGCCGAGGCGGCGGAGGATACGCGCGCAATCTGTGTTGTCACAGCCCATACGGCGAACGACCAGCGGGAAACGATCGTCATGCGCGCCGGCCGGTCGCAACCGGATGCCGCGGGGCTTTCAGGCATGGCGGACGGCGTGCTTTTCGATCGCAGGATCTGGGTGTTGCGGCCATTCCTCTGCATCGAACGGGATGCGATCCGCAGCTACCTGGCGGAGGAGGGGGAGGCCTGGTTCGAGGATCCAAGCAATACCAATCGCCGCTTCGAGAGGGTGAGAATTCGAGAGGATCTCGCTGAGAGGACAGGGAGCGCAAACACGGGCGCGGGTTTGGAACGACTGCAATCGAGTGGCCGCGCAGCGGACCTTGTCTCCCGGTATGCCAAGGAATTCGAGAGGCTCATTATTCGCCTCGATCCGGCTGTTGCCGAGAATATGGATAATTCGGATTGCCGGCAGGCCGTGTTGTCCCTTGTCGCGATTACCGGCGGCAAGACGCATCTGACGGGCAAAGAGACAGCCCGACGCCTGGCTGCATTTCTGAAACGGCGTGAAGACGGGCGCATGACGGCCGGGCGTGTGGTCATCGATTACCGCCGGACAGGGGTTTATCTCTATCGAGAAGCGCGCGAACTGCCTGACATCGTTATAGGGCCGGGCGACAGCGAGATCTGGGACGGCCGTTTCCGGATCATAAACCGCGGTAGGTCCCCGGTGCGAGTCGGTGTGGTTCAAAATCGTGCCGAGGTGGTAGCGAGACTGATTGCCGCAGGCTGCCCAGAGGCCGTGGCCAAACGGGCGGCCCATGCGGCTCCTGACTTGTCCGCGCTTGGATCAGACTCCGCTGCGGTCGAGCCTGTGCTCTCGCTTTACGACACCTTTTTGCCGCGTTTCGACCTGATGATAGCTGATCGCATCGCCGGACTGTTTGGCCGTGAACCTTATGCTGCCGCTCCGGTTCACGATGTTTTGACGGAAAAGTCAGCTTATACCTGA
- the tolB gene encoding Tol-Pal system beta propeller repeat protein TolB yields MIMLKRNPFRLIVAIAAMVTLLTSPAHALVEININKGNVEPLPIAVTDFLQGELGQKISDVVAADLKRSGLFAPIDKGAFIEKITNPDAAPRFEDWKVINAQALVTGRVTQEGDGRLKAEFRLWDSFAGQQMTGQQFFTQPENWRRVAHIIADAIYEQITGEKGYFDTRIVYVAESGPKNARKRQLAIMDQDGANARAVTNSNDIVLTPRFSPTKQEITYMSFEGNEPRVYLLQLETGQREVVGNFPGMTFAPRFSPDGQRVIMSLQQEGNANIYTMDLRSRTTTRLTSTAAIDTSPSYSPDGSQIVFESDRGGRQQLYVMSAGGGGQNRISFGDGSYSTPVWSPRGDLIAFTKQSGGKFSIGVMKPDGSGERILTTGFHNEGPTWAPNGRVLMFFRQNAGAGGPQLYSIDLTGYNEQLVKTQGFASDPAWSPLLE; encoded by the coding sequence ATTATCATGCTGAAACGCAACCCCTTCCGTCTAATCGTCGCGATCGCGGCGATGGTCACCCTGTTGACCTCGCCGGCGCATGCGCTGGTGGAAATCAACATCAACAAGGGCAATGTCGAGCCCCTGCCGATCGCCGTCACGGACTTCCTTCAGGGAGAGCTGGGACAGAAGATTTCCGATGTCGTGGCTGCGGACCTGAAGCGTTCGGGGCTGTTTGCGCCGATCGACAAGGGCGCCTTCATCGAAAAGATCACCAATCCGGACGCGGCCCCGCGCTTTGAGGACTGGAAGGTCATCAACGCGCAGGCACTGGTGACCGGACGGGTGACGCAGGAAGGGGACGGCCGCCTGAAGGCGGAGTTTCGGTTGTGGGACTCGTTTGCCGGCCAGCAGATGACCGGCCAGCAGTTCTTCACGCAGCCGGAAAACTGGCGTCGCGTGGCGCATATCATTGCCGATGCGATCTATGAGCAGATCACCGGCGAAAAGGGCTATTTCGACACCCGCATTGTCTATGTCGCAGAAAGCGGGCCGAAAAATGCACGCAAGCGGCAACTGGCGATCATGGACCAGGACGGCGCCAATGCCCGGGCCGTCACCAATTCCAACGATATCGTGCTGACGCCGCGTTTCTCGCCCACCAAGCAGGAAATTACCTATATGTCCTTCGAAGGCAACGAGCCGCGGGTCTATCTTCTGCAGCTTGAGACCGGGCAACGCGAAGTGGTCGGCAATTTCCCCGGCATGACCTTTGCGCCGCGCTTTTCGCCGGATGGCCAGCGGGTGATCATGAGCCTGCAGCAGGAAGGCAATGCGAACATCTACACCATGGATCTACGCTCGCGCACCACGACCCGGCTGACATCGACGGCTGCGATCGACACTTCGCCGTCCTATTCGCCCGACGGCAGCCAGATCGTCTTCGAAAGCGACCGCGGCGGACGCCAGCAGCTTTACGTCATGAGCGCCGGCGGCGGCGGACAGAATCGCATTTCCTTTGGGGACGGCTCCTATTCGACCCCGGTCTGGTCGCCGCGCGGCGATCTGATCGCCTTTACCAAGCAGTCAGGCGGCAAGTTCTCGATCGGCGTGATGAAGCCGGACGGATCGGGCGAGCGCATCCTGACCACGGGCTTTCACAATGAAGGCCCGACCTGGGCGCCGAACGGCCGCGTGCTGATGTTCTTCCGCCAGAACGCAGGCGCCGGTGGGCCGCAGCTCTATTCGATCGACCTGACGGGTTATAACGAGCAACTTGTGAAGACCCAGGGCTTCGCCTCCGATCCGGCCTGGTCGCCGCTGCTCGAATAG
- a CDS encoding TonB C-terminal domain-containing protein: MKTSLITSAVLHGLVLTWALVSLGSPESFEVSNMEAIPVDMVSVEDITQTQQGDDKAPQSEKPSPVPTKKPAEDNAGENIGENDVDLKTPPKPESKPIEKESTGAIKSEDKPLPTPEPVKEETPEVTEEKPAAEPATEVAALPEPKQEVQPEPKPVETPVEEQPAENPEAEALPDKIPTPMAKPKVEQPAQTAKTPDRKNEENKQEKKKTSTAMKSDFDADEVSALLNKQDSSGGGKKRSTETASLGTKKTTGNTLSVSEMDALRGKIENNWSVVAGIAGAEGLTIKVTMQLDQNGEIIGRPEVVASGGSDAARRTFEGSVRRAIMKSAPFDNLPADKYDSWSEVVVNFDPSAML, from the coding sequence ATGAAGACCAGTCTCATCACATCCGCAGTTCTGCACGGTCTGGTCCTCACCTGGGCGCTGGTGTCGCTCGGCAGTCCGGAATCCTTCGAGGTTTCCAATATGGAAGCCATCCCCGTCGATATGGTTTCGGTGGAAGACATCACACAAACCCAGCAGGGTGACGACAAGGCCCCCCAGTCCGAGAAGCCGTCGCCGGTCCCGACCAAGAAGCCGGCCGAGGACAATGCCGGCGAAAATATCGGCGAAAACGACGTCGATCTGAAGACGCCGCCGAAGCCGGAGTCCAAGCCTATCGAAAAGGAATCGACCGGGGCGATCAAGTCCGAAGACAAGCCGCTTCCGACACCGGAACCGGTGAAGGAAGAGACGCCTGAGGTTACCGAGGAGAAGCCTGCGGCGGAGCCTGCAACCGAGGTCGCGGCCCTACCGGAGCCGAAGCAGGAGGTTCAGCCGGAGCCGAAACCTGTGGAAACGCCGGTCGAGGAACAGCCGGCCGAAAATCCCGAGGCAGAGGCTCTGCCGGACAAGATCCCGACGCCGATGGCAAAGCCGAAAGTCGAGCAGCCGGCCCAGACGGCGAAAACGCCGGATCGCAAGAACGAAGAGAACAAGCAGGAAAAGAAGAAGACATCGACCGCGATGAAGTCGGATTTCGATGCCGACGAAGTTTCGGCGCTTCTCAACAAGCAGGATTCGTCCGGCGGCGGAAAGAAACGCTCGACCGAAACTGCCTCGCTTGGCACCAAGAAAACCACCGGCAATACCCTTTCGGTAAGCGAAATGGATGCCCTGCGCGGCAAAATCGAAAACAACTGGTCCGTGGTCGCGGGTATTGCCGGGGCGGAAGGGCTGACGATCAAGGTCACGATGCAACTCGACCAGAACGGCGAGATCATTGGCCGGCCCGAGGTCGTGGCATCAGGCGGATCAGACGCGGCGCGGCGCACCTTCGAGGGCAGCGTGCGGCGCGCCATCATGAAATCCGCGCCTTTCGACAATCTGCCTGCCGACAAATACGATTCCTGGAGCGAAGTGGTCGTGAATTTCGATCCGAGCGCCATGCTTTGA
- the ybgF gene encoding tol-pal system protein YbgF encodes MKHFVVAGMIGLTALAGFGTAASAMPLSALFNRAIQGQASSPAPLLKVQSSEIGRVGQLEEQIRSLNGRIEEMSFQLLQMQEQIRKFQEDNEFRFQDLEGGSSGSTKKSRVETPATDDTASAGSLPTDDQTAATDPNAGLGSDTAANGNAGAPPATLGAIVFDENGNPIAANKSATSLEQTLPGVDQGINQTPETQQQTAALDNPGDLYQSAYGHVLTGDYSQAENEFRDYLEVFPKGEKAADANFWMGEAQYSQGKFNDAAKTFLNAHQNYGKSPKAPEMLLKLGMSLAALDNKDTACATLREVGKRYPKASPAVKAKVTSEQSRLAC; translated from the coding sequence ATGAAACATTTTGTCGTGGCGGGGATGATCGGCCTCACTGCTCTTGCGGGCTTTGGGACGGCAGCGTCCGCCATGCCGCTTTCGGCGCTGTTCAATCGCGCAATTCAGGGTCAGGCATCGTCGCCGGCACCTCTGCTCAAGGTACAGTCCAGTGAAATCGGACGTGTCGGGCAGCTCGAGGAACAGATCCGCTCGCTCAACGGGCGTATCGAGGAAATGAGCTTTCAGCTTCTGCAGATGCAGGAGCAGATCCGCAAGTTTCAGGAAGACAACGAGTTCCGTTTCCAGGATCTGGAGGGCGGAAGCTCGGGCAGCACCAAGAAAAGCCGGGTAGAGACACCGGCGACCGACGACACTGCGTCCGCTGGTTCCTTGCCAACGGACGATCAGACGGCAGCAACCGATCCCAACGCAGGTTTGGGATCGGACACCGCTGCAAACGGCAATGCCGGTGCGCCGCCCGCGACGCTGGGCGCTATCGTCTTCGACGAGAACGGCAATCCGATTGCGGCGAACAAGTCCGCAACCAGCCTGGAGCAGACGCTTCCCGGCGTCGATCAGGGGATCAACCAGACACCGGAAACCCAGCAGCAAACGGCTGCGCTCGACAATCCGGGCGATCTCTACCAATCAGCCTACGGCCATGTGCTGACCGGTGACTATAGCCAGGCGGAAAACGAGTTCCGTGACTATCTCGAGGTATTCCCGAAGGGTGAGAAGGCTGCTGACGCCAATTTCTGGATGGGCGAGGCGCAATATTCCCAGGGCAAATTCAATGATGCGGCCAAGACCTTTCTGAACGCGCATCAGAACTACGGAAAATCGCCCAAGGCGCCGGAAATGTTGCTGAAGCTGGGCATGTCGCTGGCCGCTCTGGACAACAAGGATACGGCCTGCGCAACGCTGCGCGAAGTCGGCAAGCGCTATCCGAAGGCTTCACCCGCTGTTAAAGCCAAGGTCACCAGCGAACAGAGCCGCCTTGCCTGCTGA